A region of the Cannabis sativa cultivar Pink pepper isolate KNU-18-1 chromosome 3, ASM2916894v1, whole genome shotgun sequence genome:
cttttatttataactaaataattatgaataattaattACTGTTTGAATATTAATaactgtttaatttttttatcatataaataaaaaaaaatttgtgaacaaattaaaaattatataaattattttcattataaAATAGTACTATTTAAAGGTCATTTTGGgacaaattagaaattttaactTTTCTTTATTAAAggacttttaaatttaaaataactactaattttttttttattcaaacacGGATAGaacaactttttaattttagaggCTAAAAATGAGCCTATACATCAACAAAGTCGTATAAAGATTACAGAAGAAAGATTGTTTACTGAGCGGTTCTCCTATTAAGAGTGATAAATTGAATTTGAGCCAGTATCCAaagaataattttaaaagagaagaaatgaagaattccttatgcttcttctctcagaagcctaatgtatgctcaagTGTGCACAAGACTCGACATCGCTTATTTTGTCAGTGTTAAGAAATTTTCAAAGTAACCCGACCACTGGAAAGCTACAAAGAAGGTTATGAGATACCTTCAGATTGTACTAAGAATTATAATCTTATGTTCAAACAAACTGATAATCTAGAAGTTGTTGCTACTCGGATTCAACTGTCGTTGGCTGTATCAATTCACGTAAATCAACATTCAATTATGTGTTTATATTTGTTGGTGGAGCTGTGTCATCATCGAGGAGTAAGAAACAAACCTTAATCACTACTTCTACTATATAGGTTAAGTTCGTTTTTttgttttgaggctacatcacatggtgtatggctaaagagtttcatttaTGGTCTCAGAGTTGTTGATTCCATATCAAGGCCATTAAGAATGTTATGTGACAATTCAACTACTGTTTCCATGATTAAGAACAACAAAAGTAGAAGTtgaagcaagcacatcgacattaagtacttatCTATTAGAGAACATGTTAAAGAAAACAAAGTGGACATTCAACACATTATCACTGAATTGATAATTGTTGATCCTATGATAAAAGGCTTGTGACCTCAAAGATTCAATGATCATGTATAGAACATATGagacttggttcccttatgtaatttttgtacaaataaagttattatgaaactcttattttgatattttctcatattaatGCACATCAGAATAAACATAGATTTAGAGTTTATTCGCTtcagtacattgccacataaagtacagtGTTATGTAATGAaaatatcgtaatacatggaagataatactcgacatATAATGAGGACCTATCATTATGATTCATGTGTTTATTATGTATATGAGGACGTTAAGTTTAATTAAGTGGTAAAACTAAATGACGACCAAGTGGGagaacattaaaatattttttctatatatgtacaaaatcaattacattgatttttaatttcaaattaaatgTGATGATAATGAATATTTTAAATGTGGTTAGTTTTCGATTTGCCGAATTATTCATTTCTCAATTTGATTTtctgaattaattaattgtcataatattttgataattaatgtGGTGCAAATACTAATAGAGAGTATCacacctataaatatagagtACCGATTCTCGAGCTTCTCACTCATTCTGTACAAACTAAAAATTCTATCTAAGAGAGTAGAAAGAGCTTGGAAGTGCGATTACCCAATTCAAAGCAACACAAGATTGAAGCTCAAAATTATTAATGACTAGATATTTCGATCTCTTTCGTCCTTCGCGTATGCATTCGATATGTCTTTATTATTTCGCTTTGCAAATCGATCCTATATAATTATTTCTAACATGTAATCTCATTATACATcacttttaaaagaaattaaaaattataaaagtaattttaatttatattcatTACACCAAACCAAATATGATTTTAGGTATGATATTGATATCTTTGTGTTGTTTTATAAGTAcataatagtaaaaaaaaattacatggagtacttatatttaaataacacaACAAAGATGATACACCTTAACTTCAAGAAACGAACTGTATCACATTATATTATTgtttaattgataaaaaaatataattaacataCAAATTTTAACAGAGAATACATgccacctagtatatataaacATAGGCAGCTGATTTTGTGCCCAAATGTGCAAAACACGGATTGGAATCCGTGTACGGCAGGTAGGTCCCACGTtagaataattataatttttaattatttaattaagttggtAACCAGTTATTCTAGGTTTGGTAATCGGttgtaaatttgaatttttaattaaaaaataaaaaggtacaattttattactgTTCACGTCagttaaagtaaaaaaaagtaCAACAGCTTTACTGTTCATGGCAGTTAATTGTACAAATATACTGTAGGCAGTGGGTCCACGTTGTCGGAGTGgggttattttggtattttacatCATGTATGTAATTTTGGAATTGTAGTTGAGTACAAAatatcacgtaccgagtacattaattgtttatgcatgctgtttagtaaaattagtgtacaaaatatcacgtaccgagtacaAAATATCATGTACAGAGTACATTCATTTTTGTTTCGTAGTACATTGTTAAGaataatttgttataaattatgaaattatgtgtTGGTATATATTGAGTTTTACGTTggtgtattatttttatttttattttattattgtgtataaaaaaattaattactatgGAAATTTTGACCTTATAAGATTGAATTTTCTTgggtaaaataatttatttgttcattaattataaatttgagATTTGTTGAGATAAATACCTTAAACACGGCAAACATAACATGAAGTATATAAATGTAGAGTTTTTGAAGCAATAACTAGAGTCATAAACCTTAAAACATCAACGGTTAAAAATAgctagttatatatatgaatgaccATAGTATGATTCTTGTGTGGAGGAAGGCGGTTCAGGGAAATACGCGTTGGAGTGTTCATTGAATGAGTCAGTTGTTGGTTGATTGTGTGCTGACTGTTGCCCCTGAGATCCAGTATTCTGTTGACGGTTTGGGCACCGCCGATAATCATGGCCTGATGAGCGACAAATGCGACaatgtcttgagtttcttgggaTCTGCTCCCCGTTCGGTCCTTCCCTTGGATTTCCCGTACCCTTTGTTCTCACAACTTCAGGGTCTTTAATAATGTTGGGGTTGTTACGATATCTTCCAGGTTGTGGCGTCTGTCCTTCTGGATTGGAACTCATCTCAAATTCTTCCTTGAACATTAGAGTTAGCCGTTCAATCTCTTCCTTTGCACGCGTGTACGAATCCTCTGTTTTTGCTGCATAGAAAGTCAAGTTATAAGTTAATGAGCTGAGAGATCCAAACCTAGCCATCTCATAAATGTGTTGTTGTTCTTGGGCCGGGGGGTTAaaatgtaggtggagatttgTCTTCGCAGATTTGCTCCATCGCTTCATGAGAAGAGTATTAGGTATTCTTCTGATGTTTAATCTTTTCATTGTAGCCCATAAATGTCTACAAGGGTATCCCTGACTTTCATATAGCATGCAGCTACAGTGTAGTGCTCGTTGGCCTTCACGGTAATGAACTCGGTATCGGACTTCGGATGCCGAAACTTTCCAATGGTGTATATACGCCACTCTCCTTCTTGCTCCCGACTTATGACAAAATAATTATTCTCTAAATCAAGCCGCTCGGCAACCTTGTGGTACATAGTTCTTGTGTAGAATTCGCACATTGGTTGTAGTACGTGGTCAAGCATGTAGGATTAGGTGGGTGAGGTCGAGTGCATCTGCTTTTGAAGTCATTTGCGGTCTCGTTGTGTACGAGCTTTGAGGCTTGTCATATCTATGGTTGTTACGAATTCACGCAAGCAATAATTCTTCTCTAAAAATTTTTTTAGCCGAGTTGATCGATTCGCAACGTTGTGTGGTTCTCATTCACCGCAACGAATGAACCCCTTAAATAAGTTTACGCCTTTGTTTTCTTGTGTCAAATGTTGTTTGGCACCATTCATTATCTGTTAGTTGTTGGGTTTCGACGACGTCTAACCATCTTGCTTCAAAATCCTCCTCCTCGTAGTAGTTGTACATTAgatctttaaatattttcaagaaGATCGGATCTTTAACCTTTTTGGAAGCATTTGTATTGAGATGCCAAGCACATAGACGGTGTGTAACATCAGGCATGTGTTCCATGATGGCTTTGTTTCATGGCCACATCTTGGTCGCAACTACAACATTTGGCTTCTTATCTCCATGGCATTCGAGAAATTTTTGAAGTAGCCAACGATAGGATGGAAGCTTCTCGTGGAGGAGTAGAGCGAACCCGAAGATGCATGTGTTGAAATGGTGGTTTACGCCAATGAGAACAGTGAGAGGCTTATTGTACTCATTTGTCATGTAGGTGGTATCAAACCCTAGTACATCCCCAAAAGCCACATAGTCGACACGTGAGTTTCCATCTGCCCAAAATAAGTTAGCCAATCGATTCTCCTCGTCCACCTGATATACAACGAAGAAATTTGGATCCCTCTCTGCGAGACAATCAAGAAATCCCAATGCTCCTTCCGAGTCCGTCTCTATCTTTTCTTCTCGCTTGGCACCAGCAACCCTGTTGTAGACATCTCGAAGTTGACATGGCATTCTCTCGTAACctccactttgcaaagcaacatGAGACATTATGTTGGCAGTTTTAATTCCAACTGAGTTCATCGACCTAACTTGGGCAAGCAAGCCATCGGACACTACTCGGTATGATCTCAAAAATTGTACCTCACTTGATGAAGCGAGGTCGTGATTGTGTATTGTGCTGAACTCTTTGCATTTCCAAGTGTTAGACGGTTGTGTGAGTAAAATACGTAATGCTGCCTGACATCCGGTTCTAGTGACATCATGAGGTCTCTTTTTTCTTTGTGTTTCCGTTATTGTGATTCTTTTGTAACCCTCGGAACAACAAACCCACCTGCGCATTACGATGACTCCGTGAGAACGTCGTACATCATCTTTTCTTGTGCCGAAACCCATCTGTTTTGCATACATTTCGTAGAATGCTTCCCATTTTCCCAGTTTGTCGAGACTCTTGCCTAGGACGTCACATATTTGAATCTCATTCACTGGTTTTGTGATGTTTAGCTCTGCTGTTATGCTTTCCCATTCGTAGGTTTGTTCCTCATTCATGTTCTCTGCTTGAGACTCGGCCTCCATATTGTATCTGTTTgaattaacaaattaaatgataaagttAATAGGTAAGGAATGGTTTTcgagaaagataaaaaaaaggACTTACTGATAAGTAACCAATTGTTCCTTCGACGTTAATGTACTGGAGTGGAGTTACAGTGTTCGATTGTTATTGATATCCAAGAATTAGAGATGAAGAGTAAGGGAAAGATAGTGGTGAGTCGatttaaattagattttatgAGATTGAATGCCTCAGATTGTAGAGTAATATGGGTTGGTGATCACATTTAAGTGtgttgggctgatattaatgggcctTTCAAATATTGGAAACTCTATTCCACTCTCTTCGTACTTTTGAACAGTAAAATAGTACAATTACATTTActtttgaataaattaattggaaaataatgttattgtatgatttttgggtttagATATTTTGTTGAGTTGTATGGGTTGGTGGTAACATTTAAAATTGTTGGGCTTATATGAATGGGCCTTTACCAACcttttttaatgaattaaacCACTTCGTACGTCAGGAAAAAAGTAATAGTacatttttgtatttgtggAAAATAAAGATTGAAAAGTAAGGatgtttttttttgtatgaatTGATGACATTTTTTAGTAGAATGGGCAGTTTCTCCCATTTATATATGTTGGGCATTTATATAtgttgggctgatattaatgggccCTTCACCTACATCTTCTTATGAATTAAACCGTCGTTGTACGTTAGAACAGTACCGTAGTACATTAGGTTTTCTGGGAAAACGAGATTGATGAATAATGTTGAAATTTGACCATACTACGTACGCCTACATGTGTATTTAACTGTGTAATTCAGAAATTTAACCACCCCTCTTTTGACACATCAGATGTGCCCAATGGAGTACATCCCAATAGAGTACAGCTAACTAAAAAACGTACTATAGGGTTATTCTCCACGACTTATATAACACACTTGAGACGTTTTCCAATCCAGCCTCAAGTTTATAGAGAAATTAACTTGTAATTTAGTTATTAGCATTACATATATCAAGTATGAGTTCAGGTCCACACTGGGTTATTTTCAATGGACCAAATGAAGGTATCTATAGTAGGTACGAAGACGCTGTAAGCAAAAACAATAATTCTGATGCGTCCATAAAAATAATTCGTTATGAATCTTTCATAGAAGCTTTCTCTGCTTTATGTCTACATGGAGAGACGGGACAATGCTTCAATGGGCAGCAAGTTAGAGAACTTTGCTGTGTTAATGAGTTTCCCTGCATGTGGGattctgatgatgataatgatgaagaTGCTATCCTTAATTCTGTTTCCTCACTGTTTGATGAGGGTGAATGCTCTGGTGCAAATAAATCACCCGAACAGGACAATGTGAAAGATTTGACTGACAAAGGTGAGGACCGAAATGGAGATGATATAGAAGTTGGGGACAAAGAAGGAGTGGATACTTCTCCAAAAAACAGTAAATGATGCACTGTGTTAGTGTccaagttatgttattttatattttgatgcTATAATGTACTATCAGTATTTGTTATGAAATCTGTACTTCGGTTTATTTTGCAGTATTAATGTCACTTtcctcattaattaattgtggaattaaaagtgaagtgaatcattgtgaaatcacaactgcaaacagaaagaaaatagacttaaaataatatagtagAGTTACatacaactatatatatataatggagGTAAGTTCTTCAATCTCATTAAATGGCCTAACAAAAAGTTGATAGAACGGCCATATGAGATGAGTTGTAACAAaagtacactatatatatataaaataccacGATTGAAACCGAACGGATGTTCAATCAAGTTCTATAACTTGAGGGAACTTCCGTTGAAACGGAGGGCTATTGTCTCTGAACGGGGACTTTGGTCGTGAAGGACTTTCTCTTGGAGTAGTGATTGGTGATTCTTGTTTTACATGAAGTGGGTAGTGGGGTATGGACACCTCGGTGTAGTCGAGAATGTCATCCATGATACCCTCTAATTTTTGTCTTGAAGTGTTGGCTTCTTGCATGAAGTGGGCTGTATGGTACAGGTGTTCCGCCAGTTTGTACGACTCCTGCTTGGCCTCCGTGGCTCGTGAATGAGCCTTCCTTATCAGCTTTTCGTGTTCGTGGAGAACAGACTCCAGCCTTGCACAGTTAGGACATCCCGACATGGAGGCTGAACGGAGTCTTGGACTCCGTGACGGTGTACCTACGGGTCTTGTGGAAGAGAAAGGATGCGGTGGGGATTTTGGAGGACTTGTTTCAAAAGGGTTAAAGTTTTGGTAAGGGTCCATTTGATTTAGGAAATAGTAAAACGGGGTTTCAAAATAAATGCTTAGTTTGTATAACCTAACCTTTACTTATATAGTGGTTTGGTGGGTTGATGTACACGTAATTCGGTTCATGTAATTTaataatggatttttttttcccaattaaaccatttaatagttaataaattttgacaatgGTAATATCCACTTACGACAATCTCAAAAATCCCAATTTACCCATTTAGTTAACCAATTTTAATAGAAGGAGAAGGTGAATCAAATCCAAACAAAATCTAAGTAATATAAAAAAAGTACTATGTGATGTGacatttttctattaaaaaaaatagtacgtACGGTTTtttgatttaaataataatttccagaattgaagtaaaaaaaaatgtcacatCACCATCTTGAAATAATAAGTACATGGTTTAAATGGTGAAATAAAAAATGTGATATGACATCCACTCATTTCAGTAGTCAATAATTTATTAACATTTCACATCATAATCGTTGTTGGGACCACTACCATAGTTAATTAACTTAGTTTTGTTAATTTTGTTGGGTAATACTATCATAGGGACTACTATCGTATTAAAGCTGACCTAATTCATTTGTCCaaattttaataacaaaaatgtgatattagtatattagagcccaacaaatattaaatctCCTTAAGTAATATACGTAGGTTTCGTATTTGCAtatagtatcttaattaactcaAATCAGGGAATCCCATGAGATCTGCATGTACTGAGTTTGATTTGACGTTACACTGTGACATCTCTGACGTACGTTATTTAAAGTATATGAAATATTCCATTTAACGTCAGTGAGTACACTGTGGGACGTAggcagaaaattaaatattgataaGATAACAATTGGTTTTTTTAGTGAGTATGtagaaattaaaattagagGAAATAGTCCATACTTGGCTAAGAAGATTACAATATTTGgacaattttgaaataattcccaacaatatAAGAACGTGGACTATTAAGAATGGGTAGTAGTCCAAATTTAGTACAACTCCTAAATAGGAAATGGTTGAAACtgtattaaaataagtattttacGAATAAATATGTACGAAATTATAGTTTACATTTGACAACAACTTCTAattatctcattaaattcaaatattgagtaaacataattgcACCATACTGTATTTACGGTGTCAAGTACTGTGCACATATATTGATGTACGTTATTTTCAAACTTGAACTTATTGAGATATGGGAGATCCAGCTTCTGCCGTACATTGAAATACGTCCCAAATATATTTGCTAATTAATTTGTGGGAACCACATTACAATTTTTCACATCTTGATTTAAACATTACAAATTTCCAATATTAAAAGTGAACACCCAACTACCATTACCATGAAGATGTTATGAATCCGTGTtggtaaaattaatattaaatattttcatttaaaacctGATTTGACTAGACTGTACACCCTATCAATCAAGATGACTTTGTCAATGCATTGGAAAAAGGCATTTGGAAAATTCAATCCAAATGGTGATGtgagttcaaatttcaaatgaaataatatttaaaaataataattaataatttcgaaGGTATTACTAATTACTTGATAGTAATTATATGTCATTATTTCACTAATTTTGTACCATTAATCCGTATAAGGTCACAACATTAGGGTGTACCATCTACTTTGAAAACCCTAGCTCATCCACTTATtttattatggaattattttttaaaatctgacATTGCAAGTGTTGTTCATAACTTATTGGAAATAGTGAAACTCAATGGCACATATTGGGTCAACATAGTTccattccaaataaaatttaagtttaCAATTACAAAGACATACACAATAGAACAGAATTTGTACATAACTTAGTTCTAtcccaaaataaattaattaggatgTTTTTTACACTGAAAAATATAGGTTGTATTGAGATATACTATAATATCAGTACTATTATCACATGATGCTTTATCTGACTGAAGACTTCAGTTTTCCACCCCGCGTGTCGATTTTGGTCCAGTGTTTGGCGCACCGACGGCTGTATCAAATATGATAACACTCATCCCCCGATGGCCTTGTGGACTACGGGAGGTTGGGTAGGTTCGGTTGGATGGGATATTTGGCGGCGTCTCAAGTAGTTCCCTCCAGCCTAATCCACCAGTCCGAACCCTTCGTCAACATTACCTGAATATACATGTAGCACGTacataaaatttctaagaatcaatttgtaataatatactATTGAAAAAAATAGACAAAAATAGTTGAGTTATTACCCAGATTTATTATGAGATGATTGATTGAATTGCTGAAATTTCCTTAATGCATCTACAACACACGGTTGTAGTGCATACCAATCC
Encoded here:
- the LOC133035895 gene encoding protein FAR1-RELATED SEQUENCE 5-like codes for the protein MEAESQAENMNEEQTYEWESITAELNITKPVNEIQICDVLGKSLDKLGKWEAFYEMYAKQMGFGTRKDDVRRSHGVIVMRRWVCCSEGYKRITITETQRKKRPHDVTRTGCQAALRILLTQPSNTWKCKEFSTIHNHDLASSSEVQFLRSYRVVSDGLLAQVRSMNSVGIKTANIMSHVALQSGGYERMPCQLRDVYNRVAGAKREEKIETDSEGALGFLDCLAERDPNFFVVYQVDEENRLANLFWADGNSRVDYVAFGDVLGFDTTYMTNEYNKPLTVLIGVNHHFNTCIFGFALLLHEKLPSYRWLLQKFLECHGDKKPNVVVATKMWP